A genomic window from Nosocomiicoccus massiliensis includes:
- a CDS encoding acyltransferase family protein, with product MKNKKLELVYVRAIICTSIVLTHILTSYTIQEATETVEYEYLYIIRNIFIFGVPCFLILSQLLVTARYDYIPYNFIRKRIIYVFIPYFFVGILYAYTMKYGSDESFIEIYKDAVIIGNWYGYFIIIFLFTILLNLLFKRIPLKIFGNIWVLFSALIVQVVFFYVRNHYDWFQEFLIHDYPLNEHTFFLGWIFYYFLGGFIGYHYDNVIKFLEDYLVIVIAASILAFVIFVMYFNHDYYTVQSFAGKLIPYNTMMFFLVLGIVIHCKTIAYSYVIFVSHFSYQIYLLHPLYLNSVYDVTRPFVDSTLAFILITLFVVQTSIIGFSIFVHTFSVTRILFGTRDFKYIFKEIDAKYLS from the coding sequence ATGAAAAATAAGAAACTAGAGCTCGTTTACGTACGTGCAATAATATGTACTTCGATCGTATTAACTCATATTTTAACGTCTTACACAATACAAGAAGCGACGGAGACAGTTGAGTATGAATACTTATATATCATACGAAATATATTTATTTTTGGAGTGCCATGTTTTTTAATTTTAAGTCAACTACTGGTGACTGCAAGGTATGATTATATACCTTATAACTTTATAAGAAAAAGAATTATTTATGTGTTTATACCGTACTTTTTTGTCGGTATTTTATACGCTTATACTATGAAATATGGCAGTGATGAAAGTTTCATCGAGATCTATAAAGATGCTGTAATCATCGGAAACTGGTACGGGTATTTTATTATCATATTTTTATTTACGATTTTACTCAATTTACTTTTTAAAAGGATACCTCTAAAAATATTCGGAAATATTTGGGTCTTGTTTAGTGCACTCATAGTCCAAGTCGTGTTCTTCTATGTAAGAAATCACTATGACTGGTTCCAAGAGTTTTTAATACATGACTATCCATTAAATGAGCACACGTTCTTTCTAGGCTGGATATTCTACTACTTTTTAGGTGGCTTTATTGGCTATCATTATGATAATGTAATCAAGTTCTTAGAGGATTATCTAGTGATTGTCATCGCAGCTTCAATATTAGCGTTTGTCATTTTCGTCATGTACTTTAACCACGATTACTATACAGTTCAAAGTTTTGCAGGAAAACTCATACCGTATAACACAATGATGTTTTTCTTAGTACTCGGAATAGTGATTCATTGTAAAACAATCGCTTATTCTTACGTTATATTTGTGTCGCATTTCTCATACCAAATTTATTTACTTCATCCGTTATATTTAAATAGCGTGTATGACGTCACTCGACCATTTGTAGATTCAACACTTGCATTCATATTAATAACACTGTTCGTTGTTCAAACAAGCATCATCGGATTTTCAATATTCGTTCATACATTCTCAGTAACACGAATTTTATTTGGTACGAGAGATTTTAAATATATATTTAAAGAAATAGATGCAAAATATCTATCATAA
- the pgaC gene encoding poly-beta-1,6-N-acetyl-D-glucosamine synthase: MKFLLILILYPAIMSMYWTIGSSLYFIRYELFSKSHKVPSDLKGITFVVACFNEQDTLEETLTSLVHLDYPLKEIIMVNDGSTDYTAAKLTDLKSRYDFKFINLKENKGKANALNEAVKEASYDYVLCIDADTVIFDGAPQYMMTHMLNDNSIGAVTGNPRIRNKDSMLGKIQVVEYASIIGGIKRAQSLAGAINTVSGVFTLFRKEALEDVGLFDTDMITEDIAMSWNLHLNDWKILYEPRAMCFMLVPETLGGLWKQRVRWSQGGHEVIIRDFKNIIKKGQFPLYLLLLESLLSILWIYIILLTLFFTVMRLDLLNIFSVREQLSLLVISALILTFFNIIQFLVALFIDVKYERRNIIGLLFLSWYPTVYWLINGLVVLFALPKALKRKKGEFATWTSPDRGDIQ, encoded by the coding sequence TTGAAATTTTTATTGATACTGATTTTGTATCCAGCAATTATGTCTATGTACTGGACAATCGGATCTTCCCTTTACTTTATTAGGTATGAGTTATTTTCAAAAAGTCACAAGGTTCCATCAGATTTAAAAGGAATCACATTTGTCGTCGCTTGTTTTAATGAACAAGATACGTTAGAAGAAACACTTACATCCCTAGTACATCTCGATTATCCTTTAAAAGAAATTATTATGGTCAATGATGGGAGCACTGACTATACAGCTGCAAAATTAACTGACTTAAAAAGTCGCTATGATTTTAAATTTATTAATTTAAAAGAAAACAAAGGTAAAGCAAATGCATTAAATGAAGCGGTTAAAGAAGCATCGTATGATTACGTTCTATGTATAGATGCGGATACTGTAATTTTTGACGGCGCACCCCAGTATATGATGACACATATGTTAAACGACAATTCGATCGGTGCAGTTACAGGTAACCCAAGAATTCGTAATAAGGACTCTATGCTTGGAAAAATACAAGTCGTTGAATACGCGAGTATTATTGGTGGTATTAAACGTGCACAAAGTTTAGCAGGTGCAATCAACACTGTTTCAGGTGTATTTACATTGTTTAGAAAAGAAGCACTAGAAGACGTCGGTCTGTTTGATACGGATATGATCACTGAAGATATCGCTATGTCTTGGAATCTGCATTTAAATGATTGGAAAATCCTTTACGAGCCACGCGCGATGTGTTTTATGCTCGTTCCTGAAACGCTTGGTGGTTTATGGAAGCAAAGAGTGCGTTGGTCTCAAGGTGGTCATGAAGTCATTATTCGTGATTTTAAAAATATTATCAAAAAGGGGCAATTCCCGCTTTATCTATTACTGTTAGAATCTCTACTTTCAATTTTATGGATTTATATCATATTGCTAACATTGTTCTTTACAGTAATGAGGTTAGATTTACTAAATATTTTTAGTGTTAGAGAACAATTAAGTTTACTCGTCATCAGTGCTTTAATATTAACGTTCTTTAATATTATTCAGTTTTTAGTCGCTTTATTTATCGACGTAAAGTACGAACGTAGAAATATTATTGGCCTTCTCTTTTTAAGTTGGTATCCAACGGTTTACTGGCTAATTAATGGGCTCGTCGTATTATTTGCATTACCGAAAGCATTAAAGCGTAAGAAAGGAGAGTTTGCGACATGGACAAGCCCAGACAGAGGAGATATCCAGTAG
- the icaB gene encoding intercellular adhesin biosynthesis polysaccharide N-deacetylase, with the protein MKKLCIALLLTFMIFMNIPNDVKASEECLALNYHRVREETLLYKLLKVIAPNKEQDIYSVTTDEFERQMKWLVDHDATFVNAEELEFYYEKGEFPKRCVWVNFDDLDDTVLNAEKILKKYNIKATGFVITGQVGNDNYLNLTLLDLDGLKKLYKTNRWEFSSHTNNLHFMDKHHKTILNRTEDQALTKDIKTSNDYLKKHFNETNHRLAYPYGYVDDSKLSAIKSAEIVYGYSLQEAPIRTDSHPYYLPRILITESSFKKFVEEWDEFK; encoded by the coding sequence ATGAAGAAATTGTGTATAGCTCTACTACTTACATTCATGATATTTATGAATATACCAAACGATGTCAAAGCATCTGAGGAGTGTCTCGCGTTAAATTATCATCGCGTCCGTGAAGAAACACTTCTATATAAATTGCTCAAAGTCATTGCACCAAACAAAGAGCAAGATATCTATAGTGTCACAACTGATGAGTTTGAGCGGCAGATGAAATGGCTCGTAGATCACGATGCAACGTTTGTTAATGCAGAAGAGTTAGAATTTTACTACGAAAAAGGAGAATTCCCTAAGCGATGTGTTTGGGTGAATTTCGATGATCTGGATGATACGGTTTTAAATGCTGAAAAAATATTGAAAAAATATAATATAAAAGCTACAGGCTTTGTCATCACAGGACAAGTCGGTAACGATAACTATTTAAATTTAACTTTATTAGATCTCGACGGTTTAAAAAAACTCTATAAAACAAATCGATGGGAATTTAGCTCTCATACAAATAACTTACATTTCATGGATAAACATCATAAAACCATTTTAAATAGAACAGAAGATCAAGCGTTAACAAAAGATATTAAAACGAGTAACGATTACCTTAAAAAACATTTTAACGAAACCAATCATCGACTCGCCTATCCATATGGCTATGTCGATGATTCCAAATTAAGTGCGATTAAAAGTGCAGAAATTGTATACGGATATTCACTTCAGGAAGCACCTATTCGAACAGACAGTCATCCTTATTATTTGCCACGCATTTTAATTACAGAATCTTCGTTTAAAAAATTTGTGGAAGAATGGGATGAATTTAAATGA